The stretch of DNA CAAAAGAACAAGATATTAAGCACTGACAATATCACAAGCAGCAGGTTTAAATCATCTTTGGAGCACTCGCAGCCAATAGAGTCCATAAAAAGTGATGTAACATTTAACGACATCGGCGGTATAAGTGATGTTAAGATGGAGCTTGAAGAGATTATCGACTTTATGAAAAAACCAAAACGCTATAAAAGTTTTGGTGCAAGAATGCCGCGCGGTGTGCTTTTGGTAGGTCCTCCCGGTGTCGGCAAGACCATGATAGCAAAAGCCGTTGCAAACGCGGCAGGCGTTCCATTTTACTACCAAAGCGGCGCATCTTTCGTTCAGATATATGTCGGCATGGGAGCAAAGAGAGTCCATGAGCTTTTTTCGGCGGCAAAGAACAACTCCCCTTCGATCATATTCATAGATGAGATAGATGCCGTAGGAAAGAAGAGAGACGGACAGAGAAACGACGAGAGAGAAGCGACGCTAAATCAGCTTCTAACAGAGATGGACGGCTTTGAGAACTCAAGCGGCGTTATAGTCATAGCCGCTACAAATAAGATAGATGTGCTTGACTCCGCGCTTCTGCGTGCGGGAAGATTTGATAGAAGAGTCTTTGTCGAGCTTCCTACAAAAAGAGAGAGAGCCTCTATACTTACGAAATATTTGGAGAAAGTTCCAAACGAGGTAGATGTCAACTCTGTTGCAAATATGACCGTAGGCTTTAACGGAGCCTCGTTAGCGGCTCTTGTAAACGAGGCATCTCTGCTTGCCATCAGACAACACGATTTTCAAGTGACTATCGAGCATTTCCATCAGGTAAAAGACAAGGTTATGTTTGGCAAAAAGAAGCTTCAGATGTTAAGCGAGGAGCAGAAGCAGTACCGTGTGACATATCAGGCGGCAAAAGTAATCTGTGCGACATATTTTGACCTGCCTTTTGAGAAACTGCTTCTATCAAACGAGAAACTAACTCCCGCAACGGATGAGCCGCTTATCAAGCATGAACTTGAATCAAGAGTAAAGATGCTTTTAGCGGGCATTGTCGCGTGCAATATCAAATACAGCGAGCATGCAAGCAGCGCCAAGGGCGATCTAGACGAAGCAAAAGAGATAGTCGAGAGGATGATCTCAGAGTACGGCATGGGTTCATCTCTTATGGCAAGCGAGAGCGAAAAAGAGCTGCTTATGAAAAGGCTCTATGAAGAGACCAGAAATCTTCTTGAATCGATGCAAGATGTTATAAAGTATGTGGAGAGCGTCTTAAACGAGCGTGAGAGCATTACAAAAGCGGATGTGAAAAAGAAACTAAATGAAGTTTTATAGCGGCTTTTCTCTAAAAAATGAGCAGTACTACTTTAAAGAGTACATAAACTCATCTGAGTACAGCGTCTTTGGATTTAGCTATGGAGCCATAAAAGCACTCAGATATGTGCAGGATATGCTTAGTCAAAGAAAGCGTATAGACACTCTTCAGCTATTTTCCCCCGCTTTTTTTCAGACAAAAGATGAGAAGTTTAAAAAACTCCAACTATTAGGATATAGAAAAAATCAAGAGGCTTATCTAAGAGAGTTTATAGCCTCATGCTTTTCGCCTTATGAGAAAAAGATAGTAGAGTACGGTAAAAGCTCGATTGAGGAGCTTGAAGAGCTTTTGCAGCATGAGTGGGAGATAGATGAGCTAAAAGAGCTTTTGCAAAGCGGAGTAAAGATAGAGGTCTATCTCGGCGGGGAGGACAGGGTCATAGATGTTGAGAGAGCGAGGGAGTTTTTTTTAGAAGTCGCTACGGTGACATACATCAAAGAGGCAAATCATTTTTTATTAGTAAATTAGGAGAAGAGTATGAGCAAAATAAGAATAGGCGTAATAACGGCAAGTGACAGAGCGAGCAAAGGGATATACGAGGACATATCGGGAGTGGCTATCCAAGATACTATGAAAGACTACCTCAAAAGCGAGTTTGAGATAGTTTACAGATGTATACCTGATGAGCAGGAGATGATAGAGCGTACAATGATAGAGCTTTGCGATGATGACGAGTGTTGTCTAGTGGTTACAACAGGAGGAACAGGTCCTGCGCTTCGTGACGTA from Sulfurimonas crateris encodes:
- a CDS encoding AAA family ATPase, which codes for MVGSKTNRVALYASAFLVVILVLFAMLRDNADAISLKDATAMLQDRSVKSVVASEDFIYLKTDKEVYKIASSQISADMLSDYRVKVKSASNVVAYFLFLVLILGIGTLVFKWLQKNKILSTDNITSSRFKSSLEHSQPIESIKSDVTFNDIGGISDVKMELEEIIDFMKKPKRYKSFGARMPRGVLLVGPPGVGKTMIAKAVANAAGVPFYYQSGASFVQIYVGMGAKRVHELFSAAKNNSPSIIFIDEIDAVGKKRDGQRNDEREATLNQLLTEMDGFENSSGVIVIAATNKIDVLDSALLRAGRFDRRVFVELPTKRERASILTKYLEKVPNEVDVNSVANMTVGFNGASLAALVNEASLLAIRQHDFQVTIEHFHQVKDKVMFGKKKLQMLSEEQKQYRVTYQAAKVICATYFDLPFEKLLLSNEKLTPATDEPLIKHELESRVKMLLAGIVACNIKYSEHASSAKGDLDEAKEIVERMISEYGMGSSLMASESEKELLMKRLYEETRNLLESMQDVIKYVESVLNERESITKADVKKKLNEVL
- the bioV gene encoding pimelyl-ACP methyl ester esterase BioV, translated to MKFYSGFSLKNEQYYFKEYINSSEYSVFGFSYGAIKALRYVQDMLSQRKRIDTLQLFSPAFFQTKDEKFKKLQLLGYRKNQEAYLREFIASCFSPYEKKIVEYGKSSIEELEELLQHEWEIDELKELLQSGVKIEVYLGGEDRVIDVERAREFFLEVATVTYIKEANHFLLVN